The Mycolicibacterium doricum genome includes a region encoding these proteins:
- the frr gene encoding ribosome recycling factor — translation MIDETLFDAEEKMEKAVSVARDELSSIRTGRANPGMFSRINVDYYGAPTPITQLSSINVPEARMVVIKPYEANQLRNIEDAIRNSDLGVNPTNDGNIIRVSIPQLTEERRRDLVKQAKAKGEDAKVSVRNIRRKAMEELARIKKDGEAGEDEVSRAEKDLDKTTHTYTSQIDELVKHKEGELLEV, via the coding sequence GTGATCGACGAAACGCTCTTCGATGCCGAAGAGAAGATGGAGAAGGCGGTGTCGGTGGCGCGTGACGAGCTGTCGTCGATTCGCACCGGCCGCGCCAACCCGGGCATGTTCTCCCGGATCAACGTCGACTACTACGGCGCCCCCACCCCGATCACCCAGCTGTCGAGCATCAACGTGCCCGAGGCGCGCATGGTGGTGATCAAGCCCTACGAGGCCAACCAGCTCCGCAACATCGAAGACGCGATCCGCAACTCCGACCTTGGCGTCAACCCCACCAACGACGGCAACATCATCCGCGTCTCCATCCCCCAGCTGACCGAGGAACGTCGCCGCGACCTCGTGAAGCAGGCCAAGGCCAAGGGTGAGGACGCCAAGGTGTCGGTGCGCAACATCCGCCGCAAGGCGATGGAAGAGCTGGCCCGCATCAAGAAGGACGGCGAAGCCGGGGAGGACGAGGTCAGCCGTGCCGAGAAGGACCTCGACAAGACCACCCACACCTACACCAGCCAGATCGACGAATTGGTGAAGCACAAAGAGGGGGAGTTGCTGGAGGTCTAG
- a CDS encoding phosphatidate cytidylyltransferase yields MSETPVDEPQKEPSRAGRNLPAAITVGVVLGGGLIAILLFAPYLWLALVAAAVAVSTYEVSSRLTEAGYRMPLIPLLVGGQATLWLTWPFGPAGALGGFAGTVVVCMIWRLVGQGLNQAPQNYSRDIAAAAYLATWVPLFASFGALLIYPDDGANRVFCLMLGVVFSDIGGYVAGVLFGKHTMAPAISPKKSWEGLVGSLLFGGTAAVLAVVYLLDKPWYAGVALGVMLVITGTLGDLVESQFKRDLGIKDMSNLLPGHGGMMDRMDGMLPSAVATWSVLTLLA; encoded by the coding sequence GTGTCAGAAACACCGGTCGACGAGCCGCAGAAGGAGCCGTCGCGTGCCGGGCGCAACCTTCCCGCCGCCATCACGGTGGGTGTGGTGCTCGGCGGCGGGCTCATCGCCATCCTCTTGTTCGCGCCCTACCTGTGGCTCGCGTTGGTCGCCGCCGCCGTCGCCGTCAGCACCTACGAGGTGAGTAGCCGGCTGACCGAGGCCGGCTACCGGATGCCGCTGATCCCGCTACTGGTCGGCGGTCAGGCCACGTTGTGGTTGACCTGGCCGTTCGGGCCGGCCGGAGCACTGGGCGGGTTCGCGGGCACCGTCGTCGTCTGCATGATCTGGCGGCTGGTCGGCCAAGGTCTCAACCAGGCACCGCAGAACTATTCGCGCGACATCGCCGCCGCGGCGTACCTGGCGACGTGGGTGCCGCTGTTCGCGAGTTTCGGCGCACTGCTGATCTATCCCGACGACGGCGCCAACCGGGTGTTCTGCCTGATGCTGGGCGTGGTGTTCTCCGACATCGGCGGGTATGTGGCCGGCGTCCTGTTCGGAAAGCACACGATGGCCCCGGCCATCAGCCCGAAGAAGTCCTGGGAGGGCCTGGTCGGATCGCTGCTGTTCGGCGGGACGGCCGCGGTGCTGGCGGTGGTCTACCTGCTGGACAAGCCTTGGTACGCCGGAGTCGCGCTCGGGGTGATGCTGGTGATCACCGGCACGCTCGGCGACCTGGTCGAGTCGCAGTTCAAGCGTGATCTCGGCATCAAGGACATGAGCAACCTGCTGCCCGGCCACGGCGGAATGATGGATCGGATGGACGGCATGCTGCCGTCGGCGGTCGCCACCTGGAGCGTGCTGACACTGCTGGCTTGA